The Amycolatopsis nigrescens CSC17Ta-90 genomic interval GCGCGTCGGAGCTGGAGGTGCTCGGCGTGCCGATGCGGCAGGCGGAGCGCACCTGGTACCTGTTCCTGCTGCTCACCGTGCTCGCGCTGGTGGTGGCCCGTGGCGCGGTACGCGGACGGGTCGGCCGGTCGTGGCGCGCGGTGCGGGACAACGAGGCCGCGGCCGCCGTGCTGGGGGTGCACGTGGCGCGGGCCAAGGCGGGCGCGTTCGCGGTGTCTTCGGCCTACGCCGGGCTGGCCGGGGTGATGACCGTGCTGTGGTTCGACATCCTGAAACCGGACGAGAGCGAATTCGGCAGCTACGGCATCAACGTGTCCATCGCGTTCCTGGCGATGGTGATCATCGGCGGGCTCGGCTCGGTGACCGGCGCGTTGGTGGGCGCGCTGATCGTGAACGGCCTGCCGCAGGTGCTCTCGCTCTACGCGGGCGAGCTGGGCTGGTTCACCGGCACCGGCGACGGTGCGCTCACCCCGATCCTGATCAGCTCGTTCGTCTACGGCGCGGCGATCATCCTCGTCGTGCTGTTCGAACCCGGGGGCCTGGCGGCGATCGGTCGCAGGATCACGGGCAGGCGCCGCAGGAAACACCCCGGAGAGGAACGGTAAGTCATGCACAGGAAGCACCTCGGCGCCTCGTTGGCGCTGACCGCCCTGCTCACGCTCGCCGCGTGCAGCACCAAGGCGGGCGAAAGCGGGTCGTCCGGCCAGGACGGCTCGGGGGTCAAAAGCGGGATCGGGGTCACCGAGACGGAGATCGTGCTCGGCGCGATGACCGACAAGACCGGGGTGTTCAAGAACCTCGGGCTCGGCATCACCCAGGGCAACGAGCTATGGGCGAAGGACTTCAACGACGCCGGCGGGGTGTGCGGGCGCAAGGTCCGGCTGGAGACGGTGGACCACGGCTACAAGGCCGACACCGCGAAGACGCTGTACCCGCAGATCGAGCCGAAGGTGCTCGGTTTCGTGCAGCTGCTCGGCTCACCGGTGGTCGCCGCGCTGAAGCAGAACCTGGCCGGGGACAAGGCGCTGGCCGCCCCGGCGTCCTGGTCTTCGGAGCTGCTGGACAACCCGTACGTGATGATCGTCGGCACCACCTACGACGTGGAGATGATCGACGGGCTGTCCTACCTGGCCGAACAGGGCCTGCTGGCGGACGGCGACACGATCGGTCACGTCTACATCGACGGTGAGTACGGCGCCAACGGCCTGCGCGGGTCCAAGTTCTACGCCGAGCGGCACAACCTCGCGCTGAAGGAAGTCAAGATCACTTCCACGGACAACGACCTGACCAATATCGTCACCGGCCTCAAGGGCGAAGGGGTCAAGGCGATCCTGCTGACCACCTCGCCCACCCAGAGCGGCTCCGCGCTGGCCGCGAACAAGGCGCTCGGGCTGAACGTGCCGGTGCTCGGCAACAACCCGGTGTTCGACCCGGTGCTGCTGAAGAGTCCGGCGGCCGGCGCGCTGGACAAGCTGTTCGTGGTGGCCAGCAGCGTGCCGTTCTCCGCGGACATCCCGAAGGCCAGGGAGGTCGCGCAGAAGTACAAGGCGGCCTACACCGAGACGCCGAACGGTGGCGTGCCCTACGGCTACGCGGTCGCCGAAGTGTGGGGATCAGTACTCCGGAAAGCTTGTGAAAACAAGGACTTGACCCGGGACGGCATTCAGGCGGCGTTGAAGCAGACTACTTCGGCGAATACCGGAAACCTGGTCGCGGCACTGGACTTCTCCAAACCGGGCTGGCCGCCGACTCGTCAGGTCTATGTGGCCACTCCGGACGCTTCGGCCGAAGGCGGAGTGCGTTATGTAAAGCC includes:
- a CDS encoding branched-chain amino acid ABC transporter permease; this translates as MSAQPPRKPVRLLKAAAWLALFVVLLALPLYVDAAWLKAGQYMMVGAVGAIGLTMLVGQAGQLSLAHAFFILAGGTGYAVLAGPTDDPRVLGFGLDPGLAMLGAVLITALLGLAFAPVSGRLRGIYLGVASLSLVFLGLYFGQSADRLTGGTSTGRTPAPFELFGFSFGPGASELEVLGVPMRQAERTWYLFLLLTVLALVVARGAVRGRVGRSWRAVRDNEAAAAVLGVHVARAKAGAFAVSSAYAGLAGVMTVLWFDILKPDESEFGSYGINVSIAFLAMVIIGGLGSVTGALVGALIVNGLPQVLSLYAGELGWFTGTGDGALTPILISSFVYGAAIILVVLFEPGGLAAIGRRITGRRRRKHPGEER
- a CDS encoding ABC transporter substrate-binding protein, giving the protein MHRKHLGASLALTALLTLAACSTKAGESGSSGQDGSGVKSGIGVTETEIVLGAMTDKTGVFKNLGLGITQGNELWAKDFNDAGGVCGRKVRLETVDHGYKADTAKTLYPQIEPKVLGFVQLLGSPVVAALKQNLAGDKALAAPASWSSELLDNPYVMIVGTTYDVEMIDGLSYLAEQGLLADGDTIGHVYIDGEYGANGLRGSKFYAERHNLALKEVKITSTDNDLTNIVTGLKGEGVKAILLTTSPTQSGSALAANKALGLNVPVLGNNPVFDPVLLKSPAAGALDKLFVVASSVPFSADIPKAREVAQKYKAAYTETPNGGVPYGYAVAEVWGSVLRKACENKDLTRDGIQAALKQTTSANTGNLVAALDFSKPGWPPTRQVYVATPDASAEGGVRYVKPLFEAPEAKDYVAPHQK